From a region of the Zingiber officinale cultivar Zhangliang chromosome 4B, Zo_v1.1, whole genome shotgun sequence genome:
- the LOC121978398 gene encoding uncharacterized protein LOC121978398 produces the protein MANKRMRKQIQNSQRRSTREELSNRGVDHENESQDTTSHSPLELQNEEVNEQDENEIMSSSQAQKRKRGKTIMRDIHALHPDHMLVVKFNERGQPYGDLQPTLANFIGTIARNGVVLPLSFLDWRKMPTNRLNDAWKLVTARFCISNCHRRVIMQMMGAAWRRWRTEVKATSYDSNTPLEELVAIQPIPHGLTLQTWEVLCNYWKSTESQENGRKPSRIEIQQLSRRSRKKGGALIDDEAIRIENLLKETVDRHLQDKPEGTQPIEVHEEAFREVFGPEHSGRVRCLGAGALPSQVFPELCKRSSMYWQDYHSNSDMTDKFKEMGEKIKDMKLREAQRQMEIEQMKRQMKENDQFQNFARVMLNMMSGSVGGSHGPESLPAQMAAMLTNIMQQQVSSTAEGNRCRSSPSPESNNN, from the exons ATGGCAAACAAAAGAATGCGAAAGCAAATACAAAATAGCCAAAGACGATCTACGAGAGAAGAATTGAGTAATAGAGGAGttgatcatgaaaatgaatcacaagatacaacatctcATTCACCATTAGAGCTACAAAATGAGGAGGTTAATGAGCAAG atGAAAATGAGATCATGTCTTCATCCCAAGCTCAGAAAAGAAAACGTGGCAAGACTATTATGAGAGATATTCATGCATTACATCCGGATCATATGCTGGTAGTGAAATTCAATGAAAGGGGACAGCCTTACGGTGATCTACAACCGACTCTTGCAAATTTTATTGGGACTATTGCACGGAATGGAGTTGTGTTGCCCCTGAGCTTTTTAGATTGGAGAAAAATGCCGACAAATCGCTTGAATGATGCATGGAAACTTGTTACT GCACGTTTCTGTATCTCCAATTGCCATAGAAGAGTTATAATGCAAATGATGGGGGCTGCGTGGAGAAGGTGGAGGACCGAAGTGAAAGCTACATCTTATGATTCAAATACTCCACTAGAAGAGCTTGTTGCAATACAACCCATTCCTCATGGCTTGACACTTCAAACATGGGAAGTTTTATGTAACTATTGGAAGTCTAccgag TCTCAAGAAAATGGAAGAAAACCGAGTCGTATTGAAATACAACAATTGAGTCGAAGAAGTAGAAAGAAAGGAGGCGCCCTTATTGATGACGAGGCAATACGAATTGAG AATTTACTTAAAGAGACTGTGGATCGTCACCTTCAAGATAAACCTGAAGGAACACAACCAATAGAAGTCCATGAGGAGGCATTtcg TGAGGTTTTTGGACCCGAGCATTCTGGTCGGGTACGATGTTTAGGAGCTGGTGCGCTGCCTAGTCAAGTGTTCCCAGAGCTATGTAAACGTAGCTCAATGTATTGGCAAGACTATCACTCTAATTCAGATATGACGGACAAATTTAAGGAAATGGGAGAGAAAATTAAAGATATGAAGTTGCGAGAAGCACAACGACAAATGGAAATAGAGCAGATGAAAAGACAAATGAAAGAAAatgatcaatttcaaaattttgcacGGGTAATGCTCAATATGATGTCGGGTAGTGTTGGAGGTTCTCATGGACCTGAATCATTACCGGCACAG atGGCAGCTATGCTTACAAATATTATGCAACAACAAGTTTCATCAACTGCGGAAGGAAATAGATGTAGATCCTCCCCATCACCAGAATCAAATAATAACTAG
- the LOC121978399 gene encoding uncharacterized protein LOC121978399, which produces MLEFAVGDHVFLHVSPIKGVKRFGLKGKLAPRFIGPFQILERIGAVAYRLALPPALAGVHNVFHVSMLWKYVPDPTHVLKDLIVPLQFDATYEEFPARILDRKEHRLKNKWLRLIKVGWQHHSYQEATWEREEDMRIGYPHLFYPGMSSVKFDIVKFDGIENFRLWQRMVKNLLVQQDMVKVLGERKPDSMERLD; this is translated from the exons ATGTTAGAATTTGCGGTAGGTGATCACGTATTTCTTCATGTTTCACCCATAAAAGGGGTTAAGAGATTTGGGTTAAAAGGGAAGTTAGCACCCAGATTTATCGGACCTTTCCAGATTCTTGAGCGGATTGGTGCTGTTGCATATCGACTTGCGTTACCCCCAGCTTTAGCAGGAGTAcataatgtctttcatgtttCTATGTTGTGGAAGTATGTTCCGGATCCGACACATGTCTTGAAGGATCTTATAGTTCCCCTACAGTTTGATGCGACATACGAAGAATTCCCAGCTCGTATTCTGGATCGCAAGGAACATCGGTTGAAGAACAAATGGCTCCGTCTCATAAAGGTTGGGTGGCAGCACCACTCTTATCAAGAAgcaacttgggagcgtgaggaggaTATGCGTATCGGATATCCTCATTTATTTTACCCAG GGATGTCTTCTGTGAAGTTTGATATAGTGAAGTTTGATGGAATCGAGAACTTCAGATTATGGCAAAGAATGGTCaagaacttgttggtgcaacaagacaTGGTGAAGGTGCTAGGAGAAAGGAAACCAGACAGCATGGAGAGATTGGATTGA